The Coleofasciculus chthonoplastes PCC 7420 genome includes a region encoding these proteins:
- a CDS encoding response regulator, protein MSSKPADILLVEDDDNDVFLIQRAFKRLDLPHSLQVVTNGEEAINYLDRKAPYDNLKFHPIPTLILLDLKLPRKSGLEVLAWIRQQSRLKRLLVVVLTASRETPDINKAYDRGANSYLVKPVNFHDFLEMIRTLDLYWLMFNEKPLV, encoded by the coding sequence ATGAGTAGCAAACCTGCTGATATTTTACTCGTTGAAGATGATGATAATGACGTTTTTTTAATTCAGCGTGCATTTAAACGCCTCGATTTACCTCATTCACTGCAAGTTGTCACAAATGGAGAGGAGGCAATCAATTACCTAGACCGCAAAGCACCGTATGATAACCTAAAATTCCATCCTATTCCAACTCTTATCTTACTCGATTTAAAATTACCTCGTAAATCCGGTTTAGAAGTTTTAGCTTGGATTCGACAGCAATCTCGGTTAAAACGTCTATTAGTGGTGGTATTAACGGCATCCAGAGAAACGCCGGACATTAATAAAGCGTATGATAGGGGCGCGAATTCTTATTTAGTGAAACCTGTAAACTTTCATGATTTTTTAGAAATGATTCGTACCCTTGACCTATATTGGTTAATGTTCAACGAAAAACCTTTAGTCTGA